One window from the genome of Gimesia aquarii encodes:
- the pyk gene encoding pyruvate kinase has translation MTEKIQYEEQPLVKTKIIATVGPASDSRDMLRRLIIAGVDLFRLNFAHGTHDWLSGIVNNIHELSDEMGKPVGILGDLSGPKIRLGVLPGDEITCRHDMRFRFIRGIETNNPQELTCTYEPLIEDLRVGDPVLLADGMVAMRVVEKPDDGQSVVCIVEREGIIRSKQGVNLPGVQLSTPSLTEKDIKDLAWAVEHRLDYVGLSFVRSADDITHLNEEIDKLKPEDRPHIVAKIEKIEAVSDIEQILKLTDAVMVARGDLGVEVDIERVPIIQKRIIHLCNQYRVPVITATQMLDSMQFNTFPTRAEASDVANAVLDGSDAVMLSGETAVGVSPLAAVEMMSRIVREAARILSSSLHSEETTSNRRLHAREVTEAVTLGAGITAEKLDADLMVTCTHEGKTAMALSKQRRAVPTVALTDRRATARRITLYWGVTSLLTDVVDKSPQEILKYIANYGKKNGFLSQGSQIVLISGTDWSSLGHDMLLVHEVK, from the coding sequence ATGACCGAAAAAATCCAATACGAAGAGCAGCCGTTGGTGAAAACGAAAATCATTGCCACAGTCGGGCCAGCCAGTGATTCACGTGATATGCTTCGCCGTTTAATCATTGCCGGCGTTGACTTATTTCGACTGAACTTTGCTCATGGCACACATGATTGGTTATCAGGGATTGTCAATAACATTCATGAACTCTCTGACGAAATGGGAAAACCGGTTGGTATTTTAGGTGATTTATCAGGGCCGAAAATTCGTCTCGGAGTGTTACCTGGAGACGAAATCACTTGTCGGCATGACATGCGTTTTCGCTTCATTCGTGGCATTGAGACCAACAATCCACAAGAGTTGACATGCACTTACGAACCTTTGATCGAAGATTTGCGAGTCGGAGACCCCGTTTTGTTAGCGGATGGCATGGTTGCTATGCGCGTGGTTGAAAAACCGGATGATGGACAGTCTGTTGTTTGTATCGTTGAGCGAGAAGGAATCATTCGTAGCAAACAAGGGGTAAATTTACCTGGGGTTCAACTTAGTACTCCCAGTCTGACGGAAAAAGACATTAAAGATCTTGCCTGGGCTGTTGAGCATCGTCTTGACTATGTTGGTCTCAGTTTTGTACGTTCCGCAGATGATATCACTCATTTAAATGAGGAAATCGATAAGCTGAAACCTGAGGATCGTCCGCATATCGTTGCCAAAATCGAAAAGATTGAAGCGGTCAGTGATATCGAACAGATTCTCAAGCTGACTGATGCTGTTATGGTTGCGCGCGGCGATTTGGGAGTGGAAGTCGACATCGAGCGAGTTCCCATAATTCAGAAACGCATCATACATCTCTGTAATCAATACCGCGTGCCTGTGATCACTGCGACGCAGATGCTCGACAGTATGCAGTTTAATACCTTCCCTACTCGTGCTGAGGCCAGCGATGTGGCAAACGCTGTTCTGGACGGCAGTGACGCTGTCATGCTTTCGGGTGAAACGGCAGTGGGGGTCAGTCCGCTAGCTGCTGTGGAAATGATGAGTCGCATCGTTCGAGAAGCAGCCCGCATTCTTTCTTCCAGTTTGCATTCAGAAGAAACGACGAGCAATCGACGATTACATGCCCGCGAAGTCACGGAAGCGGTCACGCTTGGTGCCGGTATCACAGCAGAAAAACTAGATGCTGATTTGATGGTAACCTGCACGCATGAAGGAAAAACCGCGATGGCACTTTCCAAACAGCGACGGGCTGTGCCCACGGTTGCATTGACCGATCGGCGGGCTACGGCGCGCCGCATTACCCTTTACTGGGGCGTGACATCTCTCTTGACGGACGTGGTCGATAAGTCGCCTCAAGAAATTCTCAAATATATTGCCAATTACGGCAAAAAAAATGGCTTCCTTTCACAGGGAAGCCAGATAGTATTGATCTCGGGAACGGACTGGTCTTCATTGGGGCACGATATGCTTTTGGTCCACGAAGTGAAATAA
- a CDS encoding PQQ-binding-like beta-propeller repeat protein, translated as MLQKLTLILTMLCFSLITQIGFSDDWPQWGGPQQDLVWRETGIVKTLPTSGLLPRVWSAPLGEGYSGPAVAEVDSRWCVFITDRIFKQRVSYERVQCLDAESGKQVWEYEYPVEYSVSYPAGPRSTPVIDSNRVYTLGAQGHLFCFDAQNGKVLWSKNFVEDYGTRLPIWGMVASPLVDGKQLIMLVGGKQNSLVVSFDKASGKELWRSLSDPTVGYAPPTIFEFGGKRELIVWHPTAVSALEPETGKLIWEVPYGVRSGLSIATPRKVGNRLFVASFYNGPRMIEVSDDGKNAKIVWSGNSDSEKNTDGLHPIMMTPVFNGTHIYGVCSYGQLRCLDASNGRRLWETEKATGKGRWWNAFIIPHEDRYFLHNEQGDLIIANLTPKGYEEISRAKLIEPTRRVQRRMTIWSHPAFALKSVFARNDKEIVRVDLSAK; from the coding sequence ATGCTGCAAAAACTGACCCTGATTCTAACAATGTTGTGTTTCAGTCTAATCACGCAAATTGGTTTCAGCGACGATTGGCCGCAATGGGGTGGTCCTCAACAAGATCTCGTCTGGCGAGAAACCGGGATCGTTAAAACTCTTCCCACGTCCGGCTTGCTTCCCCGCGTTTGGTCGGCTCCTCTCGGTGAAGGTTATTCCGGGCCTGCTGTTGCGGAAGTGGATTCCCGTTGGTGCGTATTTATCACAGATCGCATATTCAAGCAGCGTGTGAGTTATGAACGAGTTCAGTGCCTCGATGCGGAGTCCGGAAAGCAAGTCTGGGAATATGAATATCCTGTAGAGTATTCCGTCAGTTATCCTGCTGGCCCACGATCTACACCAGTGATCGACTCTAATCGTGTCTATACACTCGGTGCACAAGGCCATTTATTCTGCTTTGACGCGCAAAATGGCAAGGTGCTCTGGAGCAAAAACTTTGTTGAAGATTATGGTACCAGGCTCCCAATCTGGGGCATGGTAGCTTCACCACTGGTTGATGGAAAACAGCTCATTATGCTCGTCGGTGGTAAACAGAATTCGCTAGTAGTCAGTTTTGATAAGGCAAGCGGTAAAGAACTCTGGCGTTCACTCAGTGATCCCACTGTCGGTTATGCACCACCAACCATCTTTGAGTTTGGTGGGAAACGAGAACTGATTGTCTGGCATCCAACGGCCGTTTCTGCGTTAGAACCAGAGACTGGTAAGCTCATTTGGGAGGTTCCTTATGGTGTGCGCTCTGGACTCAGTATTGCAACTCCTCGGAAAGTAGGGAACCGTCTTTTCGTCGCCAGTTTTTATAATGGTCCCCGTATGATTGAAGTCTCTGATGATGGGAAGAACGCCAAAATTGTATGGTCAGGTAACAGTGACAGTGAAAAAAATACCGATGGTTTGCATCCCATCATGATGACTCCCGTTTTCAATGGAACCCATATTTATGGTGTTTGCAGTTATGGTCAACTAAGGTGTCTCGATGCGAGTAATGGCCGCCGTCTCTGGGAAACCGAAAAAGCGACGGGTAAGGGGCGCTGGTGGAATGCATTCATTATCCCGCATGAAGATCGCTACTTTTTACACAATGAACAAGGTGATTTGATTATTGCTAATTTGACTCCAAAGGGCTATGAAGAAATCAGCCGCGCCAAATTGATCGAACCCACGCGTCGCGTTCAGCGCCGAATGACTATCTGGTCTCACCCAGCCTTTGCTTTGAAAAGTGTCTTCGCCAGGAATGATAAAGAGATCGTGAGAGTGGATCTATCGGCAAAGTAG
- a CDS encoding Ldh family oxidoreductase → MSSDHFAPPQDRSQEVLIPLEPLKELLVKIFVRMGMFEVEAEVVADRLIEADLRGIHSHGSRTAERYLEAMDMGDIDPRAQILTTIETPAIAVLDGSNAMGHVAATRAMELAIKKASEVGTGTVTVHNSHHFGAAAVYVLMAVEAGMIGYCTTNTGRATVAAHGSTQGATANNAIAWGVPTREGAPFVLDMACAKTSWGKLDTLAIYGLPIPPGYALDQEGNETTDTTAAKTLLPAAGPRGYGLAMISSILTGALTGGRLPINKTKAPEIEGSEHFFYVIDLKQFVSEERFHEELTSATEAIRQLSPAEEHDRVRLPGELEWEQTERVLKEGLHVHQDHATLLKELAKRVNYEVPW, encoded by the coding sequence ATGTCGTCGGATCATTTTGCGCCTCCTCAGGACCGATCCCAGGAAGTTCTAATTCCCTTGGAACCGCTCAAGGAATTACTTGTCAAAATTTTTGTGCGGATGGGGATGTTTGAAGTTGAGGCAGAGGTTGTAGCAGACCGATTGATTGAAGCTGATCTGCGTGGCATACATTCGCATGGGAGCCGTACAGCAGAGCGTTATCTTGAAGCGATGGATATGGGTGATATCGATCCTCGTGCACAAATTTTAACAACCATTGAAACTCCTGCGATTGCCGTTTTGGATGGTAGTAATGCCATGGGGCATGTTGCCGCGACCCGTGCGATGGAATTGGCGATTAAAAAAGCGTCTGAAGTAGGTACGGGAACTGTTACCGTTCACAACAGCCATCATTTTGGGGCCGCTGCTGTTTATGTGTTAATGGCGGTCGAAGCCGGTATGATTGGTTATTGCACGACAAATACTGGTAGAGCGACCGTGGCCGCTCATGGAAGTACACAAGGAGCTACTGCGAATAACGCCATTGCCTGGGGAGTTCCCACACGAGAAGGGGCTCCATTTGTATTGGATATGGCTTGCGCCAAAACCTCATGGGGAAAGCTGGATACACTGGCCATCTATGGTTTGCCCATCCCACCCGGTTATGCTCTGGATCAGGAGGGCAATGAAACGACTGATACGACAGCAGCCAAAACGCTTCTCCCCGCAGCTGGGCCCCGTGGATATGGATTAGCTATGATTAGCTCGATTCTTACCGGCGCGTTGACTGGAGGCAGGCTGCCTATCAACAAAACAAAAGCGCCTGAGATCGAAGGATCAGAACATTTTTTCTATGTGATTGACCTTAAACAATTTGTATCAGAAGAGCGATTTCATGAAGAACTGACTTCCGCGACAGAAGCGATCCGTCAATTGAGTCCTGCTGAAGAACATGACCGGGTCAGGTTACCTGGAGAACTAGAGTGGGAACAGACTGAGCGTGTACTTAAAGAAGGCTTGCATGTCCATCAAGACCATGCCACTCTATTGAAAGAGCTAGCTAAACGCGTAAATTATGAGGTCCCCTGGTAA
- a CDS encoding thioredoxin family protein, translated as MIAASRQYVTVLLISFCFICILNTKLSAGKYNPVLSVGDQAPAWNKLPATDGKLYSSDSFKNKEVLVIAFTCNSCPYAVDYEDRLNRLAQKYAAKDSPVAVIAVNVNLVPADSLEKMKEQAEKKQFVFPYLFDASQKIGQEFGATRTPEFFVLNKTRNVVYMGAMDDATDASKVKKQYVSLAIEAALKGKEPEMKETIAIGCNVRYKRIRRKN; from the coding sequence ATGATAGCTGCTTCACGACAGTACGTTACAGTTCTGTTAATTTCGTTCTGTTTCATTTGCATATTAAATACAAAATTATCGGCGGGCAAATATAATCCTGTGCTTAGTGTGGGAGATCAGGCTCCTGCCTGGAACAAACTGCCTGCTACCGATGGGAAGTTGTATTCCAGCGATTCATTTAAGAACAAAGAGGTATTGGTGATCGCGTTTACCTGCAACAGCTGTCCTTATGCCGTTGACTACGAAGACCGACTGAATCGCTTGGCCCAAAAGTATGCAGCCAAAGATTCGCCGGTCGCGGTCATTGCAGTTAACGTGAATCTGGTCCCCGCAGACAGTTTGGAGAAGATGAAAGAACAGGCCGAAAAAAAACAATTCGTATTTCCCTACTTATTTGATGCATCTCAAAAAATCGGACAGGAATTCGGAGCCACCCGCACACCTGAATTTTTTGTTTTAAACAAAACGCGGAACGTCGTTTACATGGGAGCTATGGATGACGCTACCGACGCCAGCAAGGTTAAAAAACAATATGTCTCATTGGCCATCGAGGCTGCTTTAAAGGGGAAGGAGCCGGAAATGAAGGAAACCATTGCGATCGGCTGCAATGTTCGTTACAAACGCATTCGTAGAAAAAATTAG
- a CDS encoding DNA-methyltransferase, with the protein MFVTNAFVEKISDPKIPQSSLPHMSNINQIHIQDCIEGMQELEAESIDLAFADPPFNIGYEYDQYEDRLESEQYLDWCSLWISEVVRLLKPDGTFWLAIGDEYAAELKVMMQRELGLTCRSWVIWYYTFGVNCKNKFSRSHAHLFHMVKDSKRFTFNADDPSIRIPSARQLVYGDKRANPNGRLPDDTWILRPQDIPESFQADEDTWYFPRINGTFKERQGWHGCQMPEQLLGRIIRACSHPEEVVLDPFSGSGTTLAVAKKLNRQFIGFELSEEYGARAQQRLAEIVVGQPLDGQENPLVSAPSTKNGKRLDNQESGTATKKSSSKSKQNPRQKKLL; encoded by the coding sequence ATGTTCGTTACAAACGCATTCGTAGAAAAAATTAGTGATCCTAAAATTCCGCAGTCATCATTACCGCACATGTCAAACATCAATCAGATACATATTCAGGACTGCATTGAAGGTATGCAGGAACTCGAAGCGGAGTCCATTGATTTGGCATTCGCTGATCCTCCCTTCAATATCGGCTATGAATATGATCAGTATGAAGATCGTCTTGAAAGCGAACAGTACCTTGATTGGTGTTCGCTCTGGATATCTGAGGTTGTTCGATTATTAAAGCCGGATGGAACGTTCTGGCTGGCTATTGGTGATGAATATGCTGCTGAACTCAAAGTCATGATGCAGCGTGAATTGGGATTGACCTGTCGCAGTTGGGTTATCTGGTATTATACTTTTGGAGTCAATTGTAAAAATAAATTTAGCCGTTCGCATGCGCACTTATTTCACATGGTCAAAGATTCCAAGCGATTTACGTTCAATGCCGATGATCCCTCGATTCGAATTCCCTCTGCTCGTCAACTCGTCTATGGTGATAAGCGGGCCAATCCCAATGGACGGCTTCCCGATGATACCTGGATTTTAAGGCCACAAGATATTCCCGAGAGTTTTCAAGCTGACGAGGATACCTGGTATTTTCCTCGTATCAATGGGACATTTAAAGAACGTCAAGGCTGGCACGGCTGTCAAATGCCCGAACAACTCTTAGGCCGCATCATTCGAGCCTGCTCGCATCCGGAAGAAGTTGTACTTGATCCTTTTTCAGGTAGCGGGACTACGCTGGCTGTTGCCAAAAAATTAAACCGCCAGTTTATTGGTTTTGAGCTTTCGGAAGAATATGGCGCGCGAGCTCAACAACGTCTGGCTGAAATTGTGGTGGGACAACCTCTGGATGGTCAGGAGAATCCTCTAGTCAGTGCCCCTTCTACTAAAAATGGGAAACGTCTCGACAACCAAGAGTCGGGAACAGCCACGAAAAAGAGTTCTTCTAAGAGTAAGCAAAATCCTCGACAGAAGAAATTGCTCTAA
- a CDS encoding preprotein translocase subunit SecA, with protein MNFISSLTERLRGFLLAGENEIPAPWWDIIEQIQILQQDLSSYTDAQLFDEWHSLRYRAQSGESLTNILPEAFAVVSEQMKQHLGMTPYPVQYLGAFAMHEGAIAEMQTGEGKTLTAALTLCLNALLDQGIHIATANDYLAKRDANWLSPVYHSLGMTVGVITATSSLSERQAAYECDITYGTAREFGFDYLRDLLASPEFDTIISSRRRQLFGQRDQQREQKFLNSRKPYMVIIDEADSILIDEARTPLIIGQTNAIEEEQLAVACEWSADHVAKLKEEVHYIDHGPQRGMELTEAGRRIVRETLLQNDAPPGLETGTAYLSSERALRVQNYFLKGRDYVIRDEKVAIVDEFTGRISEGRMWQNGIHQAIEAKEGLDITSPTKVGAQTTVQELFSRYPRRAGMTGTAESAAGELKKIYDTSVIKIPTNLPSKRQVLAEQAFLTAEEKWAAIVSETIAMQRRGRPVLIGTRSVNLSNQLSAQLLQAGLDHEVLHALNHENEAAIIKQAGQPGRITVATNMAGRGTDIILDQEVIKSGGLHVICSELHESARIDRQLTGRSARQGDPGSARIFLSFEDDILTTGLGIQKSQELYSTYRESSQDLKTAVRYFYQAQKRVEKHHEQQRVELVDRINQRRQTLQQMGQHANLDVH; from the coding sequence GTGAATTTCATCAGCTCACTCACTGAACGGCTTCGCGGATTTCTCCTGGCCGGAGAAAATGAAATTCCTGCGCCCTGGTGGGATATCATTGAACAGATTCAAATCCTGCAACAGGATCTCTCATCCTACACCGATGCTCAACTTTTTGATGAATGGCATTCACTTCGCTATCGTGCACAAAGTGGTGAATCGCTTACAAATATACTGCCAGAAGCCTTTGCCGTTGTCAGCGAGCAAATGAAACAGCACCTGGGTATGACACCTTATCCAGTGCAATATTTGGGCGCGTTTGCCATGCATGAAGGCGCGATTGCCGAAATGCAGACCGGCGAAGGTAAGACGTTGACTGCTGCATTAACACTTTGTCTAAATGCGCTACTCGATCAAGGAATTCATATTGCAACGGCCAATGATTATCTCGCCAAACGCGATGCTAATTGGTTAAGTCCTGTCTATCACTCACTGGGAATGACAGTGGGAGTAATAACAGCTACTTCTTCGCTATCAGAGCGCCAGGCCGCATATGAGTGTGACATTACTTACGGAACCGCGCGAGAATTTGGCTTTGATTACTTACGAGATCTGCTTGCTTCTCCGGAGTTTGATACAATTATTTCTTCTCGACGTCGGCAGTTATTCGGCCAGCGAGATCAACAAAGAGAACAAAAGTTTTTGAATTCTCGTAAGCCTTACATGGTGATTATCGATGAAGCAGACAGTATTTTGATTGATGAGGCGAGAACGCCATTGATCATAGGCCAAACCAATGCAATCGAAGAAGAACAATTGGCGGTTGCCTGCGAATGGAGTGCCGATCATGTTGCTAAACTGAAAGAAGAGGTCCATTACATTGATCATGGACCACAGCGCGGAATGGAATTGACTGAAGCGGGGCGCCGTATTGTGCGTGAAACGTTATTGCAGAATGACGCACCTCCTGGCCTTGAGACTGGAACTGCTTATCTTTCATCAGAACGAGCATTGCGGGTCCAGAACTATTTCCTGAAGGGCCGCGATTATGTGATCAGAGATGAAAAAGTTGCAATAGTCGATGAATTTACCGGACGTATCTCTGAAGGTCGAATGTGGCAGAATGGCATTCATCAAGCAATTGAAGCGAAAGAGGGGCTCGATATCACATCACCCACAAAAGTGGGTGCGCAAACGACGGTGCAGGAATTATTCTCGCGTTATCCAAGGAGGGCAGGTATGACGGGTACTGCAGAGTCAGCAGCTGGTGAACTAAAGAAAATCTATGATACTTCTGTGATTAAAATTCCCACGAATCTTCCTTCGAAACGTCAAGTACTCGCCGAGCAGGCGTTTTTGACAGCAGAAGAAAAATGGGCCGCCATTGTTAGTGAAACTATTGCAATGCAACGTCGAGGAAGGCCTGTGCTGATCGGTACTCGTTCTGTTAATCTGTCTAATCAATTATCAGCACAACTTTTGCAAGCAGGACTGGACCATGAAGTTTTGCACGCGTTGAATCATGAAAATGAAGCCGCCATCATTAAGCAGGCGGGACAGCCTGGTCGAATCACTGTTGCGACTAACATGGCTGGCCGTGGTACTGATATCATTCTTGACCAAGAAGTAATCAAAAGTGGTGGTTTGCATGTGATTTGTTCAGAACTACATGAATCTGCACGTATCGATCGACAATTGACAGGGCGTTCAGCACGTCAGGGAGATCCAGGTAGCGCACGAATCTTTCTATCATTCGAAGATGACATATTAACTACTGGCTTGGGAATACAAAAATCGCAGGAGCTTTATTCCACTTATCGCGAGTCCAGCCAGGACCTGAAGACAGCCGTTCGTTATTTTTATCAAGCTCAAAAACGTGTTGAAAAACACCATGAACAGCAACGAGTTGAATTGGTGGATCGAATTAATCAACGCCGCCAAACGCTTCAGCAGATGGGGCAGCACGCCAATCTCGACGTGCATTGA
- a CDS encoding efflux RND transporter permease subunit: MSSRNPRYIRRYVVTVLVLVILTPFLIYGAHQSVESMCIAPEKWAPPFMQSRLDYDRFTKDFESNDLILISWPGCSVDDPRLLKLEEALSAPRTTNFGETHASLFDRIVSGAGTVKSLTSPPLKLSRDEAVARLEGVLVGKNLNDSCAVIILTHRGNELRKKSIEHVLTVAEEVCHLPRKDFHITGPPVDGVAIDRASIHSVNLFGALSAILATGLCWLCIRSWMLTGTILLAGLFGQGLVLSMVYFIGAPLDAVLIIMPSLVFVLTISAGVHLVNYYYDELFATSAKSKVEAKTAVQNGFSKGWKPCLLAAVTTAIGLGSLMVSQIFPIALFGLLASLGLVITLGVLLLILPGAMQLWPPQQILKYNQEGQTKTTPKYFTRISSWMEKLPNWLERYSVPVFLSALMLMTISAYGLLSIRSSVDVPSLFPEGSQVLKDYQFNEDRMGPLIPVEVVIEFGSECKKTFLQRLRIIDNIEKTIKNIDGYTGTMSAATFGPNPVKHNGFESIFRKVVTNKKLEENRKAIVNSVYLSDTDGKESWRISARVPALDKIDYGAALNKLKTTLQPELEKYDEQGVQLTAYYTGIMPLIHTVQQLILQDLTRSFTTAFILVALVIIIVQRSLWTGLLSMLPNVFPIVVVFGLMGWLDIPLDIGAVMTASVALGIAIDDTLHFLAWFRREKSLNRSSEEAVRSALKHCGRAMIHTTFICGLGLLVFGFSDFIPTQRFAWMMLALLTTALIGDLLFLPAMLIQPFVKHIQFAKQGLSNKLSVTSSPLSIK; this comes from the coding sequence ATGAGTTCTCGAAATCCTCGTTATATTCGCCGCTACGTCGTCACTGTTCTTGTTTTGGTGATATTAACACCATTTCTCATTTATGGTGCGCATCAAAGTGTCGAAAGCATGTGCATTGCTCCTGAAAAGTGGGCACCGCCTTTCATGCAATCCCGGTTGGACTATGATCGGTTTACAAAGGACTTTGAAAGTAACGACCTGATCTTAATTAGTTGGCCTGGATGTTCTGTAGACGATCCACGACTCCTCAAACTAGAAGAAGCATTATCTGCGCCGCGTACTACGAATTTTGGCGAGACACATGCTTCATTGTTTGACCGTATTGTTAGCGGAGCAGGAACCGTAAAAAGTTTAACATCTCCTCCACTCAAACTCTCACGAGACGAAGCAGTAGCGCGTTTGGAGGGAGTCCTGGTTGGTAAAAACCTGAATGACAGTTGCGCGGTAATTATTCTGACTCACCGTGGAAATGAATTACGTAAAAAATCGATAGAACATGTACTTACTGTAGCGGAAGAAGTCTGTCATTTGCCACGAAAAGACTTCCATATCACAGGCCCTCCCGTAGATGGTGTGGCCATTGATCGGGCGAGTATTCACAGTGTGAATCTGTTTGGCGCTTTGTCTGCTATCCTAGCAACCGGTTTATGCTGGCTTTGTATCCGTTCCTGGATGCTCACGGGAACGATCCTCCTGGCAGGTTTGTTTGGTCAGGGACTCGTACTCTCAATGGTCTATTTCATTGGAGCGCCTCTGGATGCCGTTTTGATTATTATGCCTTCGCTGGTTTTTGTACTAACCATTTCAGCGGGCGTTCACTTAGTAAACTACTATTACGATGAACTGTTTGCGACGAGTGCCAAGTCTAAGGTCGAAGCAAAAACAGCGGTTCAGAATGGTTTTTCCAAAGGTTGGAAACCGTGTCTACTGGCTGCTGTAACTACAGCCATTGGTCTGGGATCGTTAATGGTCAGCCAGATTTTTCCTATCGCGTTATTTGGTCTTTTAGCTTCTTTAGGCTTAGTAATCACGCTGGGTGTCCTGTTGCTGATCTTACCTGGAGCAATGCAGCTATGGCCACCACAGCAAATCTTGAAGTACAATCAGGAAGGTCAAACTAAGACGACTCCAAAATATTTTACCAGAATCTCATCCTGGATGGAAAAATTACCGAACTGGCTGGAACGGTATTCTGTTCCTGTTTTCCTGTCAGCATTAATGCTGATGACCATTTCGGCTTATGGCTTACTTTCTATTCGATCTTCAGTTGATGTTCCTTCGCTGTTTCCAGAAGGAAGCCAGGTCCTGAAAGATTACCAGTTCAACGAAGATCGAATGGGACCATTGATTCCTGTTGAAGTCGTCATAGAATTTGGTTCTGAGTGTAAGAAAACATTTTTGCAGCGACTGCGGATCATCGACAATATTGAAAAAACAATAAAAAATATTGATGGATATACAGGCACAATGTCGGCAGCGACATTTGGTCCAAACCCAGTCAAACATAATGGTTTTGAATCAATCTTTAGAAAAGTCGTCACAAATAAAAAGCTGGAAGAAAACCGGAAGGCTATCGTGAATTCCGTATATCTGTCGGATACCGATGGTAAAGAATCGTGGCGAATCAGTGCGCGGGTTCCCGCGCTCGATAAAATTGACTATGGGGCTGCTTTAAATAAACTAAAAACGACTTTGCAGCCCGAACTTGAAAAGTATGATGAACAAGGTGTGCAATTGACGGCATATTACACCGGAATTATGCCTTTGATTCATACAGTTCAGCAATTGATTCTACAAGATCTCACCCGGAGCTTTACGACTGCTTTTATACTGGTGGCGCTGGTCATCATAATTGTACAACGTAGCCTCTGGACTGGATTATTGAGCATGCTACCCAATGTTTTCCCCATAGTCGTTGTTTTTGGTTTGATGGGTTGGCTGGATATCCCATTGGATATCGGAGCAGTAATGACTGCCAGCGTCGCCCTGGGAATTGCCATTGATGACACGTTACATTTCCTGGCATGGTTCCGTAGAGAAAAATCGTTGAACCGTTCCAGTGAAGAAGCAGTTCGCTCTGCCTTGAAACACTGTGGACGGGCGATGATTCATACAACGTTTATTTGCGGACTGGGATTACTTGTATTTGGATTTAGCGATTTTATCCCTACACAACGCTTTGCCTGGATGATGTTAGCACTGCTCACAACCGCATTGATTGGCGACTTGTTATTCCTGCCTGCAATGTTGATACAGCCTTTTGTGAAGCACATCCAGTTCGCAAAACAAGGCTTGTCCAATAAACTGAGCGTTACTTCTTCACCACTTTCTATAAAGTAA